A genome region from Nocardia sp. NBC_00565 includes the following:
- a CDS encoding TIGR03857 family LLM class F420-dependent oxidoreductase, with protein sequence MNHQGSTREAALSDQSTAASAPTDLALGGYALPGRVPDPRPAIAQAIAAQRLGMSTVWLSERWGTKDFGVLAGAFSQVTSTIKIGAGITHFQSRHPALLASLAMTAQGLSDGRVVLGIGRSVDKMWSAVGLPKSTNASIVDSVDIFRRLCRGERVKYDGPAGTYPSLRLTDVPEAPVPPLVFAAIGSKGLELAGRHFDGVLLHPFLTPEAVRRSADVVRAAATAVGRDPKSVRIYATVIVASGLSAEEEAAVVGGRAVSYYQIPTFGEQLATANGWDVQRLADIRDHPLLAGVRGAADSVLERDQLVEVARVLPEQWVRGAAALGTPSECWAMFERYRDSGADELVLHGSTPDQLEDVVGARPGATLAVK encoded by the coding sequence ATGAATCACCAAGGATCCACCCGCGAGGCAGCGCTGAGCGACCAGTCGACCGCCGCATCCGCACCGACAGACTTGGCGTTGGGCGGCTACGCGCTGCCCGGTCGCGTACCCGATCCGCGACCGGCGATCGCGCAGGCCATCGCGGCGCAGCGTCTGGGCATGAGCACTGTGTGGCTCAGTGAACGCTGGGGAACCAAGGATTTCGGCGTGCTCGCGGGCGCGTTCAGTCAGGTCACGAGCACGATCAAGATCGGTGCGGGCATAACGCATTTTCAGTCTCGACACCCTGCCCTGCTCGCGTCGTTGGCGATGACTGCGCAGGGACTGTCGGATGGTCGCGTCGTACTCGGCATCGGTCGGTCGGTCGACAAGATGTGGAGCGCGGTGGGGCTGCCGAAGTCGACCAACGCATCCATCGTCGATTCCGTCGACATCTTTCGTCGGCTGTGTCGTGGCGAGCGGGTGAAGTACGACGGACCTGCGGGAACATACCCATCGTTGCGCTTGACCGACGTGCCGGAGGCACCTGTTCCACCGTTGGTGTTCGCCGCCATCGGATCCAAGGGGCTCGAACTCGCCGGCCGCCACTTCGACGGGGTCTTGCTGCATCCTTTCCTGACGCCGGAGGCCGTTCGTCGCTCGGCAGATGTGGTGCGTGCTGCCGCGACCGCCGTGGGGCGGGACCCGAAGTCGGTGCGGATCTACGCCACCGTCATCGTGGCGTCCGGGTTGTCCGCGGAGGAGGAAGCAGCCGTCGTCGGTGGTCGTGCGGTGTCCTACTACCAAATTCCTACTTTCGGCGAGCAGTTGGCGACGGCGAACGGCTGGGATGTGCAGCGGCTCGCCGACATTCGTGACCATCCACTCCTGGCCGGTGTTCGCGGCGCGGCCGATTCGGTACTCGAGCGCGATCAGCTGGTCGAGGTCGCTCGTGTGCTGCCCGAGCAGTGGGTTCGTGGTGCTGCGGCGTTGGGGACTCCGAGCGAATGCTGGGCGATGTTCGAGCGGTATCGCGACTCGGGCGCGGACGAGCTGGTTCTGCACGGCAGCACCCCGGATCAACTCGAAGACGTTGTCGGCGCCCGTCCTGGGGCGACCCTTGCCGTAAAGTGA
- a CDS encoding FAS1-like dehydratase domain-containing protein yields MTTESPTPAPVGTVGDSWEVFIERGKIREFAAAMQSDNAAYQGPEAVVPPTFLVNAVQWAPPGARITVGFERKRLLHGEQEYIFHGELPRAGDKLVAQERVLDRYTKPGKRGGEMTFAVVATEFRSPEGALIAEARATFIQTAARGESK; encoded by the coding sequence ATGACGACCGAGTCCCCCACTCCCGCACCGGTCGGCACGGTGGGCGATAGCTGGGAAGTATTCATCGAACGCGGCAAGATCCGCGAGTTCGCGGCCGCGATGCAGTCGGACAATGCGGCCTACCAGGGACCCGAAGCCGTTGTTCCGCCGACATTTCTGGTCAATGCCGTGCAGTGGGCACCGCCGGGCGCACGTATAACAGTGGGATTCGAGCGCAAACGACTACTGCACGGCGAGCAGGAGTACATCTTCCACGGCGAACTCCCCCGAGCCGGTGACAAACTCGTTGCGCAGGAACGAGTTCTGGACCGATACACCAAGCCCGGCAAGCGGGGCGGCGAGATGACCTTCGCCGTCGTCGCCACCGAGTTCCGCTCCCCCGAGGGCGCGTTGATCGCCGAGGCACGTGCCACGTTCATCCAGACAGCCGCCCGAGGTGAGTCGAAATGA
- a CDS encoding MaoC/PaaZ C-terminal domain-containing protein → MTETAARITVGTTAPPRAFGPLTTQMFVRYSGASGDLNPMHYDDTIARAAGNPSVFSQGMHQSALLATFATDWLGATNLRRFSVRFKEQVWPGDILTCTGEVTDTEPTPDGKQLVTVALTCTRQTGGAAITGTAEFRVDIGA, encoded by the coding sequence ATGACCGAGACCGCCGCGCGAATCACGGTCGGAACCACAGCGCCGCCCCGCGCTTTCGGCCCGCTGACCACCCAGATGTTCGTTCGATACTCCGGCGCGTCAGGTGATCTGAACCCGATGCACTATGACGACACCATCGCCCGAGCAGCAGGAAATCCGTCGGTGTTCTCCCAAGGAATGCATCAGTCCGCACTCCTGGCCACGTTCGCCACCGACTGGCTGGGCGCGACCAACCTTCGTCGGTTCAGTGTGCGGTTCAAAGAACAAGTGTGGCCCGGGGACATTCTGACCTGCACAGGCGAGGTCACCGACACCGAGCCGACCCCCGACGGAAAGCAGCTCGTCACCGTTGCGCTGACCTGTACACGTCAGACCGGTGGCGCGGCGATCACTGGCACCGCCGAATTTCGGGTCGACATCGGCGCGTAA
- a CDS encoding TetR/AcrR family transcriptional regulator yields the protein MSDNPITRRASYGPSSPDVGTRGANTRSKIVDVSLELFGEVGFFNTSVDTIAKGAGISRATLYQYFPGKDAIFLELLEECGRALFRVARRIGPLGPTDVGFDNLNWWLGEWSWVFEKYSTMFVQWTGVASSDTAVRPEINRFVGGYNHRIADRLVSSGLVGMDADAAAATMTAVVHRMNLFIHTDRAYGRDTQPVVDSVSVFLQLMLFPDTPDSVLSGLGLSAVGHESIDVPPMPEVAGLTTQDRTAGLSKRAIRTVQSLMDAGAVQFRERGYHRTSVDDIIEQAGLARGTFYKYFSEKQDLLVALSTEAIASTVDFADRIVRIDPMASDDTEFRQWLDEYLHFSLRFAGTIDAWTEHSTDSDIVQRLGSFGQAKMDSSLLRAVRSRKRDYPFDPVMAALIFRAVIARVPQATQELPTPLSRDEVLDLLIACVRRGFFTRAS from the coding sequence ATGTCAGATAATCCGATAACCCGTCGCGCAAGCTATGGCCCATCGAGTCCTGACGTGGGGACCCGGGGCGCGAACACGCGCAGCAAAATCGTGGATGTGTCACTCGAGTTGTTCGGCGAGGTCGGATTCTTCAACACCTCGGTCGATACCATCGCGAAGGGTGCGGGAATCTCTCGCGCCACCTTGTACCAGTACTTTCCCGGCAAGGACGCGATCTTTCTCGAACTACTCGAGGAGTGCGGCCGCGCCCTCTTCCGCGTCGCGCGTCGGATCGGGCCGCTGGGTCCCACAGACGTGGGGTTCGACAACCTGAACTGGTGGCTCGGCGAATGGAGCTGGGTTTTCGAGAAGTACTCCACCATGTTCGTGCAGTGGACGGGGGTCGCGTCCTCGGACACCGCGGTACGTCCGGAGATCAACCGATTCGTCGGCGGATACAACCACCGAATCGCCGATCGTCTGGTGTCCTCCGGACTGGTCGGCATGGACGCCGACGCCGCTGCCGCGACGATGACAGCGGTCGTGCACAGGATGAACCTGTTCATTCACACCGACCGCGCTTACGGCCGCGACACACAGCCGGTCGTCGACTCAGTGTCGGTCTTCCTGCAGCTCATGCTGTTCCCCGATACGCCCGACTCGGTGCTGAGCGGATTGGGGCTCAGCGCTGTGGGGCACGAATCCATAGATGTCCCTCCGATGCCCGAGGTAGCGGGACTCACCACGCAAGATCGCACCGCCGGATTGAGCAAGCGCGCGATCAGAACGGTGCAGTCGCTGATGGATGCGGGTGCCGTCCAGTTTCGTGAGCGGGGCTACCACCGCACGAGCGTCGACGACATCATCGAACAGGCAGGCCTCGCCCGCGGCACGTTCTACAAGTACTTCAGCGAGAAGCAGGACCTCCTGGTCGCGCTGAGTACCGAAGCCATCGCATCGACAGTCGATTTCGCCGATCGGATCGTGCGGATCGACCCGATGGCATCGGACGACACCGAATTCCGTCAGTGGCTCGACGAATACCTCCACTTCTCGCTGCGCTTTGCCGGGACCATCGACGCCTGGACCGAGCACAGCACCGACAGCGACATCGTGCAGCGTCTGGGGTCGTTCGGGCAGGCGAAGATGGACAGCTCGTTACTGCGAGCCGTCAGATCTCGTAAGCGCGACTACCCGTTCGATCCGGTGATGGCGGCACTGATCTTCCGGGCCGTCATCGCTCGCGTGCCACAGGCGACTCAGGAACTCCCCACGCCCCTCTCGCGCGACGAAGTTCTCGATCTCCTGATCGCGTGCGTGCGACGGGGCTTCTTCACCAGAGCGAGCTGA